CGGATTCCAATATTTTCTCTATATGGGGCAGACGCTGGAACTATCGAATCTAAAGACTCTTGGTTCAACAGACGTTTGGTTATCAGTTCGCATTTGATCTCTTTATTCAACAACGGTGTATCCTCCGCACACTTTCCGTTGCACTTGCCGTTGCACTCATTTTCTTTAGCAGGGGAAACCACGCTGGAAAGCAAGATATCGTCATTGGCTTCGTCAAGAAAATACATATTGTCTGTTTCACTAGGGAATGCTAATGGTTCCACTTTATCGGAAGAAAAATCTCCAAAATGCTCTGAAAGATGGCTACGAATGTCGTAGTCCAAATGGTTTATACCGGTCAGTTTGTCATTGAATGTAACATCAAGACTAAAGTCCAGTTTTTTACTGTCATTAGCACTCTTATCGCTGATGGCAGAGGGATCTGTTCGATTTTCAGAAGGAAAATTCCATGTATTTGTCAGCCTAGGTGTGCTGCACAAACCCACGTCCCAAGTAGAATTTCTGCTACTATGAAGGTGCGTTTCTACTTCTGTATCTGTATTGACCGTGGTGTTTCTAATTACCCTAAAAGATGGCAGGGTCTCTGTAGTTTCATTAATCTTGGTAGAGGCTTCCTTCTCTGTATACTCTCTCTTCTGTGGCTCCTCATCTTTTTCTCGTTCTTGCTGTTCTTGTAGATCATCGAGGAATGCTAGTATCCTTTCGTCATTCACATTCTTGGCTCTATATTTCGTAACTTCCGACAATAAACTCTTTAACGAGCTTTGTAGAAAATCAATTACCGACTTGTTCTGTGCATCCTTCTGTTCTAATAACTCAATCCTTTCCAGCAAACTTTTCAATCTGGCTTCTTTCCTGTCTCGGAACGCTCTTTGAGCTGCCCTGTTCTGTGCAGTTCTCCTATTCTTGGCCTCAGAGTCAACTCTCTTTCGACCGGGTCTACCAACCTTCCTTTTTGGAATCCCATCTTTGTTTGCTAGCACCTGCTCACTCATTGACGCCAGCCAGACATACTGGGCTTCATGAAGAGATAGAAACAAATTTAGCGTAACTTAATCTTCTATTACTTATATGATGCCCTAAAGGTAACACCCCATTCGTATGAAACTATAGTAATACGGTATCAATTAACTATGAAGAACACTATTTATGCTGTCTTGAAAACTAAAAACGCCAGTGGACCGATATAGAAGTAGATAAAATGGCCCTTTTCGTGGGTTACATAGCTCCCGAAGTTCTTACCGACGATAACGTGCCAGGTATTGCCGTACTTGACATCTAATGGCTTCTTAATTTTCTCAGCAATGTCTCTTTCCAA
The Saccharomyces mikatae IFO 1815 strain IFO1815 genome assembly, chromosome: 4 genome window above contains:
- the CAD1 gene encoding Cad1p — translated: MSEQVLANKDGIPKRKVGRPGRKRVDSEAKNRRTAQNRAAQRAFRDRKEARLKSLLERIELLEQKDAQNKSVIDFLQSSLKSLLSEVTKYRAKNVNDERILAFLDDLQEQQEREKDEEPQKREYTEKEASTKINETTETLPSFRVIRNTTVNTDTEVETHLHSSRNSTWDVGLCSTPRLTNTWNFPSENRTDPSAISDKSANDSKKLDFSLDVTFNDKLTGINHLDYDIRSHLSEHFGDFSSDKVEPLAFPSETDNMYFLDEANDDILLSSVVSPAKENECNGKCNGKCAEDTPLLNKEIKCELITKRLLNQESLDSIVPASAPYRENIGIRSEAIRRISSAISNQNTSCCHILKEISSLPKYSSLDIDNLCCELMTKAEFTDDCEIVVRAHDLQTTLVKQLL
- the DYN2 gene encoding dynein light chain (similar to Saccharomyces cerevisiae DYN2 (YDR424C); ancestral locus Anc_5.532) yields the protein MSGENNSTPIVKASDMTDELKEDILTISKDALDKYQLERDIAEKIKKPLDVKYGNTWHVIVGKNFGSYVTHEKGHFIYFYIGPLAFLVFKTA